Proteins co-encoded in one Glandiceps talaboti chromosome 22, keGlaTala1.1, whole genome shotgun sequence genomic window:
- the LOC144452465 gene encoding transmembrane protease serine 11B-like protein, protein MRVLIVLSLLAVSTVLGQDSGCGNDRFYFGISGSFTSMNFDGGTTRYDRNAYCYWVLETSTAFGQAIDLEFDYFDLEASVNCIYDSVIAYDGIDSTSPELRRMCGHSLPNPTISTLTVMSVEFITDGSVEFYGFDATWVARDQPIECESEVAYRCGDDRNGYCIPIEERCDGKQDCALGEDELGCPTNSARCGRPNIDPNLNATSVGINIVGGSAAEAGSWPWMAAIQQTYEHQCGATIIDNTWVLTAAHCVYLYRTNPQVFDIVSGNHIYTQPDPFETVHDVDEIFIHTDYSPLKEEWNFALLKVRGIIGFLNDYHLDVCLPGKDDLYPEGTQAWITGWGDTISVTGSEDGTQDTGSNVLLQGQVEVHSADYCNDPSRHNGDVTESLVCADSGDGPKDACTGDDGGPMVWYREDGGLGNPDDNRWYLIGVIGDRSSDGFNCANPDKPGLHGYVPSAIDWIESTMTTN, encoded by the exons ATGCGTGTATTAATTGTACTATCGTTACTGGCTGTGTCAACTGTCTTAGGACAAG ACTCTGGATGTGGAAATGACCGTTTCTACTTTGGAATCTCTGGCTCATTCACATCAATGAACTTTGATGGTGGAACCACTCGATATGATAGAAATGCTTACTGTTACTGGGTTTTGGAGACGTCCACAGCTTTTGGTCAG GCAATTGATTTAGAATTCGATTACTTTGACCTTGAAGCTTCTGTGAATTGCATATATGACAGTGTCATTGCCTATGATGGTATCGACAGTACATCTCCTGAACTTAGGAGAATGTGTGGCCATTCCCTTCCCAACCCTACTATATCAACTTTAACTGTCATGTCTGTGGAATTCATCACCGATGGAAGTGTGGAGTTCTATGGCTTTGATGCAACATGGGTAGCACGTGATCAGCCAA tCGAATGTGAGTCTGAGGTTGCGTACCGTTGTGGAGACGACCGAAATGGATACTGTATTCCAATTGAAGAACGTTGTGATGGAAAACAAGATTGTGCTCTGGGTGAAGATGAACTTGGTTGCCCAA CAAATTCAGCTAGATGTGGTAGACCAAACATTGACCCAAACCTTAATGCGACATCAGTGGGAATCAATATTGTCGGCGGAAGTGCGGCCGAAGCCGGTAGTTGGCCATGGATG GCAGCAATCCAACAAACCTATGAGCATCAATGTGGTGCTACCATAATTGACAATACCTGGGTTCTCACAGCCGCCCATTGCGTGTACTT GTATAGAACCAACCCTCAAGTATTTGACATTGTGAGTGGTAACCACATCTATACACAGCCGGATCCTTTTGAAACCGTGCATGATGTGGACGAAATATTTATCCATACAGATTATAGCCCACTTAAAGAAGAGTGGAACTTTGCTCTACTTAAGGTTAGGGGTATCATTGGCTTTTTAAATGACTACCACTTGGACGTCTGTCTTCCCGGAAAAGACGATCTCTACCCGGAGGGTACCCAAGCCTGGATCACAGGCTGGGGAGATACTATTTCAGTTACTG GTTCCGAGGATGGCACTCAGGACACCGGCAGTAATGTTCTTCTCCAGGGTCAAGTAGAAGTACATAGCGCTGACTACTGCAACGACCCGTCGAGACACAATGGCGATGTTACAGAGAGTTTAGTGTGCGCTGATTCAGGAGACGGTCCTAAAGATGCGTGTACG GGTGACGATGGAGGTCCAATGGTTTGGTACCGAGAAGATGGTGGTTTGGGCAACCCTGACGACAATAGATGGTACTTGATTGGTGTTATCGGTGATCGTTCATCTGATGGTTTTAATTGTGCTAACCCAGACAAACCGGGTCTTCACGGCTACGTTCCATCTGCAATTGATTGGATAGAGTCTACTATGACTACAAATTAA